In Rathayibacter sp. VKM Ac-2762, one DNA window encodes the following:
- a CDS encoding sigma-70 family RNA polymerase sigma factor — translation MSEDQAQMLRALHDEHASALWRFVLRLTGDRQMAEDVVQEALLRAWKHPEILAQGEAAARSWLYTVARNLVIDDRRSARYARELGTDEVPERPTADRTDQVLDAWLLSDALSGLSHDHRAVIVHAYYGGRTVTEIAALLGIAPGTVKSRMHYGMRALKLALQERGVTEL, via the coding sequence ATGTCCGAGGATCAGGCCCAGATGCTGCGTGCGCTGCACGACGAGCACGCCAGCGCGCTCTGGCGGTTCGTGCTGCGCCTGACCGGCGACCGCCAGATGGCGGAGGACGTCGTGCAGGAGGCGCTGCTGCGCGCCTGGAAGCACCCCGAGATCCTCGCCCAGGGCGAGGCCGCCGCCCGCTCCTGGCTCTACACCGTGGCCCGGAACCTCGTCATCGACGACCGCCGCAGCGCCCGCTACGCCCGGGAGCTGGGCACGGACGAGGTCCCTGAGCGCCCGACCGCCGACCGCACCGACCAGGTGCTCGACGCCTGGCTGCTCTCGGACGCGCTCAGCGGACTGAGCCACGACCACCGCGCCGTCATCGTGCACGCCTACTACGGCGGCCGCACGGTCACCGAGATCGCCGCGCTGCTGGGGATCGCCCCGGGCACCGTCAAGTCGCGGATGCACTACGGGATGCGGGCCCTCAAGCTCGCACTGCAGGAGCGGGGGGTGACGGAGCTGTGA